The Malassezia japonica chromosome 8, complete sequence genome includes a window with the following:
- a CDS encoding uncharacterized protein (EggNog:ENOG503NV12; TransMembrane:8 (o36-58i70-89o95-118i462-487o511-529i541-561o604-624i728-745o); COG:P) has product MDAESDSVGDEVYADEGIATRAMRSLKRMARTYLNYFRVHLIWFTVVPLVASGIMYGANGKAHVIPYIDCLFMSVSAMTVTGLVTVPVSQLSLGQQIICFVLMVMGNLVVNSLVIVLVRRHMFGKKFQHVMKRSSSARKRMRDVEAQERKEHEEEKEKMLRFFGLGHEDIEERRAKPTKAPRNQKKPKLNAAMIQRINEPARQVNPNGEMTTMVAVPEPEEAPHSILQSTDEPPSQGVRIADEATHGILQDGSDRASESQGIRIAEPERTDEAAQPAQTTRRRSLDQDPRPHDPGREVRRVHTVAFAEQTRDEPSEKHTPPARLAHATTMPAHQLPMRTMSYDRSTVRSDTESRAPRPGAALHRTMTRNIDKGLGGFPSPIDYAMTLLDMINARKRLTVPQTSTLAPTVPERSQSGDDGEERVRFAPYLTFDARVTGNSHFHNLTAAQRNELGGVEYRALDVLVWLIPLYWVFWVFLALVISTPYIASKSAAHYRTFLETQQDKAPHSAEWYWIFNVVSALTNTGMSLADSSFQGAMSNAYMFLIPCMILILVGNTAYPVMLRFIIWSLSKCVSIESQLYETLRFLLDHPRRCFVYLFPREHTWFLFALILGLTIIDWFFLMILDLSRRKEAFSDGTWVFDALFQSVATRSAGFQTFNILSLAPAEQMMQVFMMYLAVFPLTMTVRTTNVYEEGSLGVYDDDAGAGANSGQGRAVWGRFLPEQVRRQVAYDLWWIALALWIVLIAEQSKLENEAQFPNLTIFTVLYEMISAYGTVGLSCGSTSDKDASLAANFTVLSKLIVCAVMIRGRHRGLPGAIDRAIMLPSELHAYDESHDVRSLEPTSTLGAMSLPGSLARTSSMRTNVSTGGLQRTASARSGPGASPHAFPAATMTEEPELLDTIPEAATPRAPSVRSL; this is encoded by the exons ATGGACGCGGAATCGGACAGCGTGGGCGACGAGGTGTATGCCGACGAGGGCattgcgacgcgcgccatgCGTTCGTTGAAGCGTATGGCGCGCACATACCTTAACTACTTT cgtgtCCATTTGATTTGGTTCACGGTGgtgccgctcgtcgcgtcGGGCATCATGTACGGCGCGAATGGCAAGGCGCACGTCATTCCGTACATCGACTGTCTCTTCATGTCTGTGTCGGCGATGACCGTCACTGGCCTGGTGACGGTGCCGGTGTCGCAGCTGTCGCTCGGCCAGCAAATCATCTGCTTCGTGCTGATGGTCATGGGCAATCTCGTGGTGAACAGCCTGGTCATCGTGCTTGTGCGCAGGCACATGTTCGGCAAGAAGTTCCAGCACGTAATgaagcgcagctcgtccgcacgcaagcgcatgcgcgacgtcgaggcccAGGAACGCAAGGAACacgaggaggagaaggAAAAGATGCTGCGCTTTTttggcctcggccacgAAGACatcgaggagcggcgcgccaagccgaccaaggcgccgcgcaacCAGAAGAAGCCAAAGCTGAACGCGGCCATGATTCAGCGCATCAACGAGCCGGCACGCCAGGTCAACCCAAACGGCGAGATGACCACCATGGTCGCCGTGCCAGAGCCGGAGGAGGCGCCGCACAGTATCCTGCAGAGCACCGACGAGCCTCCGTCGCagggcgtgcgcatcgccgacgaggcgacaCACGGCATCCTCCAGGATGGCTCGGACAGGGCGTCCGAGTCCCAGGGCAtccgcatcgccgagcccgagcgcaccgacgaggcggcccAGCCGGCCcagacgacgcgccgccgctcgctcgaccaggaccCGCGGCCCCACGACCCGggccgcgaggtgcgccgcgtgcacaCGGTGGCGTTTGCCGAGCAGacccgcgacgagccgagcgagaaacacacgccgccggcgcgcctcgcgcacgcaaCAACGATGCCGGCGCACCAGCTCCCGATGCGGACCATGTCGTACGACCGCAGCACAGTGCGCTCGGACAccgagtcgcgcgcgccgcggcccggcgccgcgctgcaccgcacCATGACGCGGAACATCGACAAAGGTCTCGGTGGATTCCCGTCGCCGATCGACTACGCCATGACGCTGCTCGACATGATCAatgcgcgcaagcgcctgaCCGTGCCGCAGACGTCGACCCTTGCGCCCACCGTCCCGGAGCGCTCGCagtcgggcgacgacggcgaagAGCGCGTGCGTTTTGCGCCGTACCTCACCTTTGACGCGCGCGTCACTGGCAACTCGCACTTTCACAACCtcaccgccgcgcagcgcaacgaGCTCGGGGGCGTCGAGTACCGTGCGCTGGATGTGCTGGTGTGGCTCATCCCGCTGTACTGGGTGTTTTGGGTGTTTCTTGCCCTGGTCATCTCGACGCCGTACATTGCGAGCaagagcgcggcgcactaCCGCACCTTCCTCGAGACCCAGCAGGACAAAGCGCCACACAGTGCCGAGTGGTACTGGATCTTTAATGTGGTCTCGGCGCTGACCAATACGGGCATGTCGCTTGCGGATAGCAGCTTCCAGGGCGCTATGAGCAATGCGTACATGTTCCTCATTCCGTGTATGATACTAATTTTGGTCGGCAACACGGCCTACCCCGTGATGCTGCGTTTTATTATTTGGTCGCTGTCCAAGTGCGTCTCGATTGAGTCGCAGCTGtacgagacgctgcgcttccTCCTCGACCATCCCCGCCGGTGCTTTGTGTACCTCTTTCCCCGCGAGCACACGTGGTTCCTCTTTGCGCTGATCCTCGGCCTGACCATCATCGACTGGTTCTTTTTGATGATCCTCGACTTGAGCCGCCGCAAAGAGGCGTTCTCGGACGGGACGTGGGTCTTTGACGCTCTGTTCCAGTCCGTCGccacgcgctccgccggcTTCCAGACCTTCAACATTCTGAGCCTCGCCCCGGCCGAGCAGATGATGCAGGTGTTTATGATGTACCTCGCCGTGTTTCCGCTCACAATGACGGTGCGTACGACGAACGTGTACGAAGAAGGCAGCCTCGGTGtgtacgacgacgacgcgggcgccggAGCCAACAGCGGCCAGGGGCGCGCAGTGTGGGGACGCTTCCTCCCGGAGCAGGTCCGCCGCCAGGTCGCCTACGACTTGTGGTGGATCGCACTCGCGCTATGGATCGTCCTCATCGCCGAGCAGAGCAAGCTCGAGAACGAGGCACAGTTCCCGAACCTCACCATTTTTACCGTGCTCTACGAGATGATCTCGGCCTACGGAACGGTCGGCCTCTCGTGCGGATCGACGTCCGACAAGgatgcgtcgctcgcggccaaCTTTACTGTCCTCTCCAAACTGATCGTGTGTGCAGTCATGATCCGTGGCCGCCACCGCGGTCTGCCGGGCGCGATCGACCGTGCGATTATGCTCCCGAGCGAGCTGCATGCCTACGACGAGTcgcacgacgtgcgcagcctcgaaccgacgtcgaccttgGGCGCGATGAGCCTGCCTGGCTCGCTCGCCcgcacgtcgagcatgcGAACCAATGTGTCAACCGGCGGCCTCCAGCGCACCGcttcggcacgctcgggtccgggcgcctcgccacATGCATTTCCCGCGGCGACCATGACCGAAGAACCAGAGCTGCTAGACACGATCCCCGAAGCAGCCACCCCCCGCGCACcctcggtgcgctcctTGTAA
- a CDS encoding uncharacterized protein (COG:O; EggNog:ENOG503NU3H), with product MACSHEHHACGHAHDDADHVRPGEGQQDYLYSSIDRDQVSALNERTPGSARAVIRPFDDRYSSDGALESDVDDDLLLHIPFAGSVQLRALLLRTGPGPTTPRAVHLYKNCENLDLEEAADGKPAQKLESIPDSSDVVEIPLLAARFPDVQTITLYVPGALRASDDPRTSISFVGFRGEPRMKQRGGPQQIVYEAAPRAADHPVRGTAEAPLRKSGT from the coding sequence ATGGCGTGTTCGCACGAGCACCACGCGTGTGGCCACGCGCACGACGATGCGGACCATGTGCGCCCTGGCGAAGGGCAGCAAGACTACCTCTATTCCTCGATTGACCGCGACCAGGTGAGCGCGCTGaacgagcgcacgccgggctCGGCACGTGCGGTGATCCGGCCGTTTGACGACCGCTACAGCAGCGACGGAGcgctcgagtcggacgtcgacgacgacctgctTCTCCATATTCCGTTCGCAGGCAGCGTGCAACTGCGTGCGCTTCTGCTGCGCACGGGCCCCGgcccgacgacgccgcgcgcggtccACCTCTACAAAAACTGCGAGAACCTGGACTTGGAagaggccgccgacggGAAGCCCGCGCAGAAGCTCGAGTCGATCCCCGATTCGAGCGATGTCGTGGAGATcccgctgctcgccgcacGCTTTCCCGACGTGCAGACCATTACGCTCTAcgtgcccggcgcgctgcgcgcgtcCGACGACCCGCGCACCTCGATCTCGTTCGTAGGCTTCCGTGGCGAACCCCGCATGAAGCAGCGGGGAGGGCCGCAGCAGATCGTCTACGAGgccgcgccccgcgccgccgaccacCCGGTGCGGGgcacggccgaggcgccgctccgCAAGAGCGGCACGTGA